The nucleotide window aataaattactttttaaaatatatttaaatagaaaccagttattttaaatagtacaaatatttcacaatattactgcttttgctgtattttgtggatcaaataattgcaggcttggtgagcagaagagactttaaaatcttactgttcaaaaacttttgactggtagtatagatGCTTTTTAAATTTTGTACTGTGTTTGTACAAAACCTGTATAAACCTTAGGTACACATTGTGTAGGTTTATTGCAGATGTTAAGAGACAATTTTGAAATTAAATGGAGGGTTAGGTCGGGTGGGGCGCTATAAGctaataaaactcttttaatTAGAGAGAATAAACACCCACCCCTCTATGTCAATTAAACAATGCTCAAACTGAGCACAGTTCCAGCCACAGTTAATCCGGCGTTTTAAAATTAAAGTTGGTTTTCTGAGCTTTTCTTGTTTAGTTCATTCATGTCATCCGGAGTATTTTATCTGCTCCACTTATTGGCCCCTAAACTGTCAGCAACTTTTCAATGAATGAAGCAGAGAACAGAATTAATTGACATTTTGTGTTGTTTACAGTAACATGTATAACAACAGAACACTGTCAAATTATTGTTGTATTATAATAAGGTTAATGTAGCTGGTTGACATTTTATTAGAATACccatcttttttgtttttattaatttaatattaaaaaagatcTGCAATCATAACACATTCGCCATTAGGTACACCGACACACACTCAAAATTAGTATTCATCTTTAAGTGTCTGTAAGACAAAATCTTCATTCTCAGTTCTTCAGATATGTTCTATCTCTTGTTCCTGATGTTTTTTAACCTAGGccagagaaaaagagaaagaaaaatgatCATCTTTTAAGCATttgaattataaatatatataccaagataaattattaaaaaaaaaactatatgatTAAAAATATGAGATCTGACCTCTGGAGCAGTTCACTAGTAGACACGTCTCTATTTTCATCTTCACTGTTGGAGTCTGTGTCGTCTGAGCTGCTATTAGACTCCTCAACCCTCTTCTTCTGTTTCCCTTTAGGCTTATGTTTCTTGTTCTTTTTCTTctgaaagaaaaagaagaaaagttAAATGTAAGTTATAGTTTTGCAAAGATGTCTGGAACTCAGACTGGGTCAATTGGCTCCAGAAGAACCccacctttttctcttttttgtgtTTCTTGGATTTGTGTTTCTCTTTATCTTTCTTCTTTTGTTTCTTCAGCTGTGGTGAGTGTGCAGATGGGATAAACCCTAATAAAAAGACACACAATGTAAAACTTTGTTAATATAAAAGACAAGCTAGTGAAAAGTCCTGGATGAATGAGAGTAATAACGCTAATATTACTGCACCTGCAAAAGTATCAGATAGTAAagaaactacactaccagtcaaaagttttggaacagtatgatacagtgtatatatatatatatttttttttaaataattctcttctgctccccaagcctgcatttattttatttaaagtgcagcagaatttgaaatatttttactatttaaaaaaactgttttctatttaaataaatattaaaatttaatttattcctgtgatttcaaagctacatttttagcatcattattcctctttagtgttacatgatcttcagaaatcattctaatatgctttatttttattatcatcaatatttaaaacagcagagtatttttttcaggattctttgatgaatagagagatccaaagatcagcttttatctgaagtctgaatatcttttttttgtgggaatgaaattataaaaattaaaggattagttaactttcagaacaaaatttaaagataatgtactcatccccttgtcatcaaagatgttcatgtctttttttcagttgtaaggaaattatgttttttgaggaaaacatttcaggatttctctctaatggacttctacggtccccccccgagtttaaacttccaaaatgcagcttcaaatggctctaaacgatcacagctgaagaaagaagggtcttatctagcaaaacgataaaaaaattacaatttatcattttaacttcaaatgctcgtcttgtctagctctgtgtgcactctgtgtagagattaaaaagtataaaaaattgtaaatgtttttagaaaataactgatcatttccctagataagaccctttttccttggctgggatcacgtagagccctttgaaactgcatttaaactgtattttggaagttcaaactcgggatcaccatagaagtccgttatatggagagaaatcctgaatttttttcctcaaaaaacatttctttacaactgaagaaaaaaagacataaacatcttgtatgacaagggggtgagtacattatctgtaaatttttgttctgaaagtgaactactcctttaatacttcaattttgcaaggatgctttaaattgatcaaaagtgatgataaagacatttataatgttacaaatgatttctgtttcagataaatgctgttcttccaaacttttttattcatcaaagaaacctgaaaaaattctactcggctgtttttaacattatatgaggaacaaatcagaatattagaatgatttctgtaggatcatgtgactagaataatgatgctacaaattcagctttgaaatcacaggaataaattacattttaaaataatttcaaatagaaaacagttatttgaaagtataaaaatatttcacaattttactgtttttgctgtactttagttTAAATAGtttagacttctttaaaaatatatatatatcttacggttcaaaaacttttaactggtagtgaaTGTCTTGCGTGATTTAGCTGAAATCAATTCCATTGTTTTAGAATCTCTAGTGACATTCATGCTTGCTATTATTACTTCATAGTTCACAGTGTTCACGTGATAAATGGAATGGGATAACGTATGCAGTGGTTACAGTGACTGACCAGGAGGTGGCAGTCTGGGGCCAAACTCCTCCTCATCCAGGCCTTCTGATTTAGCAGGAGCACTATGGGAGGACTGAGTACTTTGTGCTGTAGTTTCAGCAGATGGCATGCTCTGGACTGTAAGCTGCTTTAAATCTGAGGGGAAGAGGAAATAGTCAATAAATGATTATGACAATTTGACACTGACATCAAAATCAATGAAAGATTCGCACCTGGTACTTTGCTGATGTCAGGAGCAGGAATGATCTGAGCTGAGACAGGTGGGTTCAGTGTCTCTGCACTGCTTTGGATTGTTTCAGATGTTGAAGGGGCcacctctttctcttcctcactATTATCTTCATCGGAAGATGAGCTCTTCTCATCTGACGAGCTGGCAAAGATGGCTTTAAAAAGATCCATAGGAGGCCTcacctcttcttcttcttcctcttccttATCCTCCTCTTCAGTCTTTTGTTCAGTCTGCTGCCCATCGGACTGTGCCACTTTTACCTGCATAAAAGCGTGATTGTTACATTAATATGTTGTTGTATATAGTActaatttaaaaatacagtagGTTTAAATTAATTTCTGTGAAAGTAAAAcaatcaaaatttattttttaaggaGGCTTGAGTTAAAAGAATATAGTCAGGTATCCACTGGTACCTCTGGAGTGGCAGAAGCATGCTGAGAGTCTGTCTGGGTCTTGGTCCCAGCCTCAATTTGCTTGGCCGCTGAAACCTCACTGCGGGTTTCGCTGAGGAATGCGCTGAGTGGGTCTTTAGGTTCAGATACCTGCCCTGGTATGTCCCACCTGGATTTCTTATTGGAGACTTCTGGAGGTTTGGGAGCACTCGGGGCCTCCCTGCTGACCTGGCTGCCATCCGCTATTGTCAGGAAGTTAAAAACGGAGTACTTATCTCTCTTTATTTTTGGCATTCCCACAGTACTGGACCTGCAAAAGCCAGACAAGATAAATGGAACCAGTGAAGGAAAAAAAATTCtgccatttacaaaaaaatatatatattaaaatccaattacattttttaattgacCACAAAATGAGCAAAAATACAAGGTACAATGCACTGGCATggcaaaataaatacaatacaaatggTAATTCtatttctatattatttttaCTACAATCTTGAGGCCAATATGCACATCGATAGACATGTTATTCTTGTAGGTTCActaaattatggttgaaccactgatgtcacatggactactttaacgatgtccttactacctttctgtgccttgaaagTGGTAATTGCATTAATGTCTATGCAGGCTCAataagctcttgaatttcatcaaaaatatcttaatttgtgttccaaagatgaacaaaggtctcacggtttggaacgacataagtaattaatgacagaatatttatttttccatgaactatccctttaatatactCCAAGAGTAAAGGAATATCTTCAGAAACAGCATATGATTCGATTCACCAAAATTTTACTCTGTGTCTTACCCTGGATAAGGGTCTGGAACATTGAACCTTTTACATAATAGTTTATCAGGGTGCCACTCAAGTGTGTCTCTGGTCAGCTTTCCGAACATCTTCATCTTCACAGCGGCCTGCTTGTCATCCAcgtcattctaaaaaaaaaaaagaagaagaatgaATATTACAGTACAATTATAATAACCAGTCAGCTGTATTTGAACCATAATAACCTTTTTAGTTCCATTTTAACCGAACAACTTTCCTGAATTTAttactaaatgtaaatgtgaccctggaccacaaaaccaatcttaagtagcacaggtatatttgaagcaatagccaattttttttccttttatgccaaaaaaatcattaggatatgaagtaaagatcctgttccatgaagatattttttaaattcctaccataaatgtatcaaaacttattttttgattagtaatatgcattgttaagaactttaaaatcgattttctcagtatttagattattttgcaacttcagattccagattttcaaacagttgtatctctgccaaatattgtcctatcctaacaaacacatcaatggaaaacttatttatttagctttcagatgatgtatagatctcaattaaaaaaaaaaaaaagactcttatgactggttttgtggcccagggtcacaaatgtaaaaagttaactGATTGAACTGTAGGTAACTCCTTACCTCTTGATCCCGTGTGACCTCTACGCTGTCTGTATCATCCACATTTTTGCCACGTGTGAAACGTGAGGACAGAGAAGAGTTGCTGGGTTTATAGAGTAATGCAGCACGCACAAATTCGTCTCTTTCTCTACCTCTCTCCCACTCCGTCATTGAAGAGTCCAGACTTGCTTCCAGGGCATCTACAAATGTAgataaatatttgatatttaggCAAGTACAGATTAGCAAAATCTAGGATGAATCACACCAAACATAATGTTCCAAATTACCTTTATCGCCCTGTTTGACTTTGTTGATGTACAGATCATAGCGAGCTTGTTTCTGAGGATTTTTTGCAAAAGGTTTAAAGGTTTTGCTAGCATCTGCAGTGGGACCAGACCAAGCAGACAAAACCATTTGTGTCTCAGAGGAAGCCTGAGATTTGGTTGGAGAGGTTAGAGACTGATTTTGGGAATCTGGCTGTGGGGCGGTTGACTGGAAACGGCCAGACAGGGCCCGTAGAGCAGCAGCTTTAGCTGAAGCCACCACAGCAGCTCGATCTTCAGCTGAGGAAAGGTTTTTCACTGACGTTTTCTGCTCCTCGGCTGCTTTGCGCATCTCATTCAGCCGCTCTCTGTCCTTAGTGTCAAGCAGCTCAAACACTGAGCTTGGGCCTACAAAACACGaacaaactaacattttaaattaagttaGTTAGAAATTATATTCTCTCACATTCAAAACAAATGGAAATTCGTATTTgttaccacaaaaccagtcttaaaggaacactccactttttttggaaataggctcattctccaactcccccccccccgagttaataagttgagttttaccgttttgaaatccattcagccgttctcctgttctggcgatatcacttttagcatagcttagaatagatcattgaattctattagaccaatagcatcatgttctaaaatgaccaacaagtttcgatatttttcctatttaaaacttgactcttctgtagttatatcgtgtactaataccggcggaaaatttTATCCTGCTTTTTCCTAGGCccataagattaggaactacactccaatgatctatgctaagctatgctaaaagtgatatcgacaGAACAGatgaacggctgaatggatttcaaagcggtaaaactcaacttattaactcggggggagctggagaatgagcctatttccaaaaaaaagtggagtgttcctttaagtagcactggtatatttgttgcaatagctaaaaatatactgtatgggtcaaaatgacagatttccatgaagatattttgtatatttcctactgtaaaaatatcaaaactt belongs to Garra rufa chromosome 3, GarRuf1.0, whole genome shotgun sequence and includes:
- the gpatch1 gene encoding G patch domain-containing protein 1 isoform X1 gives rise to the protein MASDEDTDEDFVTYGTPLEPLEEDEPIRKPVPVHDQTVKDEKGRYKRFHGAFTGGFSAGYFNTVGSKEGWTPSTFVSSRQQKTERQNARPEDFMDEEDFGEHGIAPQEIVTTEDFASERKDQLKDKARAVSSLAALIPGDTGLLEELIAPARSSIGVELLRKMGWKDGQGVGPRLKRKQHKQSTDATKVYGCVLPRNGSEESEEDDDEFAPENVTFAPKDVVPVNFTPKVDSHGLGYRGLNPLQALGGGSELGHLNLFTLQSDRATSLFGNKKSGQQRRGGIGGQAFGVGAMEDEDNDIYHKDSMSNYDTILGGEEPGDGLYGWTAPQQYTRRKNALKRDVAYSGRILDGFTLASEVAELKTIYPPPDLPRDYRPVHYFRPVVDLSTVSPIVAQALQTSRGHLSQDAPQQGRHNLDSSQRRDMLGETPLQGPSSVFELLDTKDRERLNEMRKAAEEQKTSVKNLSSAEDRAAVVASAKAAALRALSGRFQSTAPQPDSQNQSLTSPTKSQASSETQMVLSAWSGPTADASKTFKPFAKNPQKQARYDLYINKVKQGDKDALEASLDSSMTEWERGRERDEFVRAALLYKPSNSSLSSRFTRGKNVDDTDSVEVTRDQENDVDDKQAAVKMKMFGKLTRDTLEWHPDKLLCKRFNVPDPYPGSSTVGMPKIKRDKYSVFNFLTIADGSQVSREAPSAPKPPEVSNKKSRWDIPGQVSEPKDPLSAFLSETRSEVSAAKQIEAGTKTQTDSQHASATPEVKVAQSDGQQTEQKTEEEDKEEEEEEEVRPPMDLFKAIFASSSDEKSSSSDEDNSEEEKEVAPSTSETIQSSAETLNPPVSAQIIPAPDISKVPDLKQLTVQSMPSAETTAQSTQSSHSAPAKSEGLDEEEFGPRLPPPGFIPSAHSPQLKKQKKKDKEKHKSKKHKKEKKKKKNKKHKPKGKQKKRVEESNSSSDDTDSNSEDENRDVSTSELLQRLKNIRNKR
- the gpatch1 gene encoding G patch domain-containing protein 1 isoform X2; translated protein: MASDEDTDEDFVTYGTPLEPLEEDEPIRKPVPVHDQTVKDEKGRYKRFHGAFTGGFSAGYFNTVGSKEGWTPSTFVSSRQQKTERQNARPEDFMDEEDFGEHGIAPQEIVTTEDFASERKDQLKDKARAVSSLAALIPGDTGLLEELIAPARSSIGVELLRKMGWKDGQGVGPRLKRKQHKQSTDATKVYGCVLPRNGSEESEEDDDEFAPENVTFAPKDVVPVNFTPKVDSHGLGYRGLNPLQALGGGSELGHLNLFTLQSDRATSLFGNKKSGQQRRGGIGGQAFGVGAMEDEDNDIYHKDSMSNYDTILGGEEPGDGLYGWTAPQQYTRRKNALKRDVAYSGRILDGFTLASEVAELKTIYPPPDLPRDYRPVHYFRPVVDLSTVSPIVAQALQTSRGHLSQDAPQQGRHNLDSSQRRDMLGETPLQGPSSVFELLDTKDRERLNEMRKAAEEQKTSVKNLSSAEDRAAVVASAKAAALRALSGRFQSTAPQPDSQNQSLTSPTKSQASSETQMVLSAWSGPTADASKTFKPFAKNPQKQARYDLYINKVKQGDKDALEASLDSSMTEWERGRERDEFVRAALLYKPSNSSLSSRFTRGKNVDDTDSVEVTRDQENDVDDKQAAVKMKMFGKLTRDTLEWHPDKLLCKRFNVPDPYPGSSTVGMPKIKRDKYSVFNFLTIADGSQVSREAPSAPKPPEVSNKKSRWDIPGQVSEPKDPLSAFLSETRSEVSAAKQIEAGTKTQTDSQHASATPEVKVAQSDGQQTEQKTEEEDKEEEEEEEVRPPMDLFKAIFASSSDEKSSSSDEDNSEEEKEVAPSTSETIQSSAETLNPPVSAQIIPAPDISKVPDLKQLTVQSMPSAETTAQSTQSSHSAPAKSEGLDEEEFGPRLPPPGFIPSAHSPQLKKQKKKDKEKHKSKKHKKEKKKKNKKHKPKGKQKKRVEESNSSSDDTDSNSEDENRDVSTSELLQRLKNIRNKR